Below is a genomic region from Cotesia glomerata isolate CgM1 linkage group LG5, MPM_Cglom_v2.3, whole genome shotgun sequence.
aaattaacttttattctaaatttGTCTATTCTCAATTGtctttatttctaaataactCTATTTGTCAATATCTCTATTCTTAAATAACTCTATTCGTAAATATCTCTATTCGTAAATATtcttaaatgatttaattatagaatatttttgaagctaCATAAAAAAGAACGagtgtattaatttattaattaattataattaatcaagtAAGGAgttttgaaaaacttaattttcattgttagcgcaattaaaattgatattaactTAGAAAAGTGCGATACTTTACTATGTACAGAGTAAATGATTTTTGAGAGAagcttaattttaaagaaaatagaaGAGATAAAACTGCTCTTGTTTATTGCGTACCGGATATCTGAGCTTTAAAGAgtgtaaagtttaaaaaattattatcaatagaGTAAACAATTGTTGAGGTAAGTATATGTTTATGAATTTCTTGTAATTAAGCTTACAATTAGTATACATTTTCAATACGACGTACGAATTAATCACTCTGTATATTCCTAGTAAAGTATCGCGCTTTGCTAAGTTCATAACAATTTTGATTTTCGCTGACAAAGAAAACTAAGTTTTTCAATGCTccttaattgattaattataattaattcagtcgtttttttaaatgtagcttcaaaaatattctataATTAAATCATTCAAGAATAAAGATATTTACGAATAGTTATTTAAGAATAAGGATTTTTACGAAAAGAGTTATTtagaaatagttattatttaggAATAAAGATATTTGCGAATAGAGAAGTAAAGAGTAGAGTTATTATCTTGCCGtctattgataattttttaattttattttataagtgaattatttaaaaaaattttattttttacttttcaattttttgatatctaaaaattttttggattttttttaattgaaaaatttttacaaaaaaaataaagaacaaTAACTTGAAAAGctataagtgcaattaaaaaaaaatattttttatttatttattttatttatttatttatagtttaataagagacaaaaaattacaaacgttggctaactttagtattataattttttgacatcttttgttccaaaaattataaaatattttttaaattaatttccataaaaaattacaaatgcaaatttttgaaaaataatttttttttaattataataaaaattgcattttttatttttaaaaattttttgtttcaatttattttttcaaaaaattgtcaaatatctgctaaataaattttcagtgttattttttattcacatcAATATAAGtgttgtaattaatattatcattctGACAGTTATAATGGAACCAAATGAAATAGGAGATGTTAACATGGAGATAACACCAAACGAAGAAGAAAAGGAATTTGGCGAGCCAGCGTGTAAGAAGCGAAAGTTATCCGAGTGtccgtttaaaaataatttacaaaagaaGAATAATGATAGACAAAAACAAGAacaagaaaatgaaaaattgtcaAGCTCGGAAATTGAGGAAACTTTTAATGATGATTTAAGACAGTTTGATGTTCTTGATGATCTTGATCATCACTCGGATCAAGATGACTCGGGAAGTGATTCTGACAGTATTTACAGTGTTGATTCTGATATTCCTGATGAGGAAGTTCATGCCATGTTAGAAGAAggtattcatttaattttttcaatttttataactgactaattattttttataaacatctCAATTTTCCTTGTTTTATTtgttctaaataataaaatatttgctaaattaatttccataaaaaattatatttaaaaaattgtatttttaatttttgtcaatttttttttttaatttatttgttacaaaaattattaaaattattaaatatctgctgaattatttttcttagatatttaaaaattcttagaattattataaaaaattaattattaaaaaaaaaatatttttttttaatttgcatttataattttttaaaatttctacttgtagaatttttttattaaatttttttaattgtattttaattgttataaaaatctaaaaaaaaatttatcatttagtttgaatattaataaattttttttatttaattttatattcattaaggTCTgtcggaaaaattaaaaaataagcgAAAAAATCTAGATGATTGTATGCCTTATGAAGAAAAAGAGAAGCTAGTTTTACaaggtaaatttttattattattattattattattgatattgatgttgttgttatttttataaatattattattttttatattaattttataaacttgttaatttaaatgaaattttttccagAAATCGGGCATAATCACTTTGACGCCTTGCCTGAGGGCTGGGTCCAGGTTACACATAACAGCGGAATGCCTCTGTACCTACACAAGCAGTCCAGAGTGTGTACCCTGGCGAAGCCTTACTTCCTGGGCCCAGGAAGTGTTCGCAAGCATGAAGTCCCGGTTAGCGCAGTTCCTTGTTTGCAGTACAGACGCGCGCTCGAGGAGGAGAATGAAGAAAAGAGAAAAGAAACTGAACGCGAGTCAAGCGGAATTGGAGCCTCCAATCTGCCCAGTGCTAGAATTGAGacgattcaagaaaatttggcCAACCATTCGCTTGACAGTGAGCGGTTGAGGAATTACTGTCagaagatttttagatttaaaaaaatcaaggtCATGAGATTCCagtaagtattttaattttttcaagtagaaaaattatttagattataAGCACTTggtcgaaaaaaataatttttgaattatggTTTTAAGGATCTTTTTAAGTGaatatagaaattaatttattaaaaattaaaagttttactAGGgagcagtcactacgtgactgctcaaaattaaagattgtaaatgagaaaatttagacttgatgattttttgatatttatgacACTATACATAGTCtgggtactttttaaataaattttaaaaataatagtgctatcacaggatcaattactaattatttaatggacaaatgtcacggaacaaatttatagaaccaacaaactattaaaaactactcgaaaaactttaaataaaaaatcgactactaaaaaatatattaaaccAAAAGGCACTAATTCTTATGAAGACctttctgatgataccaaattaaactacaaaaattccttcaaaaataataatatactcgtcggaaaattttccttactcttgaaattatttaaatcataaatgactatcgctgaaaaaatatcaaactcaatttacgataaagatatacccgtttaaaatttttcttagtctcttaattatataaattaatttttgacaaataacCACATTGacatgtacaaaaaaaaataaataaataaacaatttttgtttatcgcGAATTTCTATTCTATTTATAACAACgaaaagttataataataaatgaactaTTTTAGAAAAGGAAATGAAACATTTAAGATGCACTATTTCAAGTCTCTTTTTAATGATCCTAAATTTAATGAGAAATTTTATcatgtattatattattatatattttatcattctcaccaatagtcaatttatgatgataagtatttagactgcattcaaaaattctttatctCTAGATAGATAACTAAGAAATgtccttgtatcttgtgaaatattgacatttttaaagatataagctcaccctgacattacattcatcgagacctttcatttgagtacccacatcaatttttcatatatttcatatatttatatatatgtatatatgaaaaatatatcaaaaatacatgtgggtactcaaatgaaagctcttgatgaatgtaacatcataatgagcttatatctttaaaaatatcaaaaattaataaatgaccttgtatcttgagaactattgacacttTTTCAGATATAAgttcaccccgacattacactcatcgagacctttcatttgagtacccacatcaatttttcatatatttcatatatttatatatatgtatatatgaaaaatatataaaaaatgcatgtgggtactcaaatgaaagctcttgatgaatgtaacatcataatgagcttatatctttaaaaatatcaaaaattaagaaatgaccttgtatcttgtgaactattgacatttttaaacatataagctcatcctgatgttacactcatcaagacctttcatttgagtacccacatcaatttttcatatatttcatatatttatatatattataaatatgtatatatgaaaaatatataaaaaatgcatgtgggtattcaaatgaaagctcttgatgagtgtaacatcataatgagcttatatctcaaaaaatatcaataattcagaaatgaccttgcatcttgtcaactattgacatttataaagatataagctcaccctgacattacactcatcgagacctttcatttgagtacccacatcaatttttcatatatttcatatatttatatatatgtatatatgaaaaatatataaaaaatgcatgtgggtactcaaatgaaagctcttgatgaatgtaacatcataatgagcttatatctttaaaaatatcaaaaattaagaaatgaccttgtatcttgtgaactattgacatttttaaacatataagctcatcctgatgttacactcatcaagacctttcatttgagtacccacatcaatttttcatatatttcatatatttatatatattataaatatgtatacatgaaaaatatataaaaaatgcatgtgggtactcaaatgaaagctcttgatgagtgtaacatcaggatgaacttatatctttaaaaacgtcaatatttaagaaagtgcAGAGCTATTTAAcaagagtcattatttaataaagttctatttatttatagttcaaggttgctagtataaATTAAcccttttattaaatttacagatCATGGTCAGCACGCCGCAAATTTACTAAGAACAAGAAGAACCGTAAGCAACTGGAGCGTCCAACCTTGCCTGGAGGAACTAAATTGATAACATTCCCTATCGGAACTGGCACCGGATCCGGAAGCGGAAGTTCTGGAGCTGGAGATGACAGCTCCAACCAACGACCACCCAAGCACTGGATAATGAACCCTTCGGGCAAGAGTTTCGTCTGTATTTTGCACGAATACGTCCAGCATGCTTTAAAAAAACAACCAACTTATAAATTCAAGGAATTAGAAAACGCAGCTACGCCCTACTCCGCAATTGTCTGTATCAATGACATGGAGTACGGAGTTGGGTTTGGCAGCAGCAAGAAGCAAGCCAAGGCCGATGCAGCGCGCAAAACCTTGGAAATTTTGATCCCTCAAATGCGCGACAAAATTTTGGGAGAAATGGCCACGGACAGCTCGACTAATGCTGAGAGAATTAAAGCCTCGCGGGGTGATACTGATGCTGACTTGTCGTTCTTTGATGACATTTCTATTACTGATCCTCGAGTGGCTGAATTTTGTGCCAAGACTACTGAACCCTCGCCTCATGCTATTTTAGTTACTTGCTTACAGAGGAATTTTGGGCTTGGTGATgttcaaattaattactcgGTTAATACGTTAAAGCATCAGCAAAATGAATTTACTATGCGAGTTGGTAAACATGAAGCTAAAGTTgtaagtattattttattattttaatattgaagtTAGCTAACatctttaatttataaataaaga
It encodes:
- the LOC123265203 gene encoding microprocessor complex subunit DGCR8-like, producing the protein MEPNEIGDVNMEITPNEEEKEFGEPACKKRKLSECPFKNNLQKKNNDRQKQEQENEKLSSSEIEETFNDDLRQFDVLDDLDHHSDQDDSGSDSDSIYSVDSDIPDEEVHAMLEEGLSEKLKNKRKNLDDCMPYEEKEKLVLQEIGHNHFDALPEGWVQVTHNSGMPLYLHKQSRVCTLAKPYFLGPGSVRKHEVPVSAVPCLQYRRALEEENEEKRKETERESSGIGASNLPSARIETIQENLANHSLDSERLRNYCQKIFRFKKIKVMRFQSWSARRKFTKNKKNRKQLERPTLPGGTKLITFPIGTGTGSGSGSSGAGDDSSNQRPPKHWIMNPSGKSFVCILHEYVQHALKKQPTYKFKELENAATPYSAIVCINDMEYGVGFGSSKKQAKADAARKTLEILIPQMRDKILGEMATDSSTNAERIKASRGDTDADLSFFDDISITDPRVAEFCAKTTEPSPHAILVTCLQRNFGLGDVQINYSVNTLKHQQNEFTMRVGKHEAKVVCRNKKEGKQQAAQAILKLLHPSIPSWGSLLRLYGSRSVKSFKEKKQQEQEITLLQGKAAVNQPNHAILNKLRHEMKKLSEQRQAVQPIGKFISSDLPSGSAANLNNVNL